The Cucumis melo cultivar AY chromosome 9, USDA_Cmelo_AY_1.0, whole genome shotgun sequence genome includes the window CAAATCCAATTCCAAATCTAAACCCCCTTCATTCTTCCAACTATGATTTCCCCATTTCTATTCATATTTTCTTGTTTATCATCAACTGTATTTGGTATTTCCGATGAGCTCATAAGCCCGAGGAAGCTGCCGATGTTCGTGGATGACCTCCCCGATATGCCCAAACTCCTCGGCTTCCATGGCCAACATCCTAATCATCTTCAGATTGGCATGTTCCTCAAAACATGGGTAATTTCTTTCACTTTTCAATATTTCTTTATCTCTTTTTCTGATGTTTTGGTAAGTCATATTATAAATgggtgttttattatatttattattattaatttctctTCCTTCATTCTGCTTTGAATTATTGTGGGATTTGGAATAGTATACGATTCTACCGTATGAGACATTATTTTTcttaagagaaaaataaaaatatctgACTTTGAGAACTTGTATTGACTTGTTAATGGGAAATTATTGCAGACATAAATTCAATTATGATATATGATGATGATTCCAAGGACATAATTCTAGAACAAGGAAGGAATTCACTTGTCCAGTTGTCTTATAGTATTGGGTCATCATTAAATACTCGACAAAACTTTTTCATCTTTTAAATTACATTTTAGGggttttccaaaaacaaaaaatatattatctttatTCGATGGTTTAGAATAATTTGTTGATTTTATTGTGTTTTGTTCTTTCAATGGTAGAAATTTCACCGAGATCTTCCCCCTACTCCTGTTTTTGCTTACGGAATTTCCAAGGACTCTGCCACAGTTCCTGGTCCCACAATTGAGGCCATCCACGGAATCTCCACGTATGTGACGTGGCAAAATCACCTCCCTTCAAAACACATTCTTCCATGGGACCCCACAATTCCGACCGCCATCCCCGCTGGAAACAACGGCGTCCCAACGGTGGTTCATCTACATGGTGGCATCACCGAGCCGGCTAGCGATGGCCACGCCACCTCATGGTTCACTAATGGCTTCAAGAACAAAGGACCTTCGTGGACCAAGAAAACATATCATTATGCCAATCAGCAACACCCTGGCAATCTTTGGTACCATGATCATGCCATGGGGTTGACTAGAGTCAACCTTCTTGCTGGCCTCGTCGGAGCTTATATAATTCGCCACCCCGACGTTGAGGCCCCACTTCGGCTCCCTTATGGCCGTGAATTTGACCGATCGTTACTTGTCTTTGACCGAAGCTTCCTTTACAATGGTTCTATTTTCATGAATTCAACAGGCAACAACCCCTCTATACATCCTCAATGGCAACCTGAATACTTTGGCGACGTTATCGTGGTCAATGGCAAAGCCTGGCCACGGATGAGAGTACGACGCTGCAAATATCGATTTCGCATCATCAATGCTGGCAATGCTAGATTTTACAGATTCTTCTTCACCAATGGTCTTAAATTCATACAAGTGGCATCTGACTCGGCTTATCTTGCAAAACCTGTAGTATCCAAAGCTATCCTACTAGCACCATCTGAGATTGCTGATGTGGTGattgatttttcaaaatcaaCGACTAACACGGTCATCCTAGCCAATGATGCAGCCTACCCTTATCCGTCTGGCGACCCCGTCAATGAAGCTAATAGCAAAGTGATGAAATTTTACatttcaaaaaacaaagaaGTTGAAACACAGCATGTTCCCAAGAAACTAATACAATATCCAAAACCAGATTTATCTAGCGCATCATATACTCGGTACATTGCCATGTATGAGTACACGAGCGACATTGACGAGCCAACGCATTTATACCTTAACGGGAAACCATATGAAGCGCCTGTGACAGAGAAACCAAAGGTAGGGAGCACAGAGATATGGTATGTGATCAATCTAACGGAAGATAACCATCCATTACACATTCACATGGGGCTATTGGCCGCATTGGAACAAACGGAGTTGGTTCACCTAGAAGAATTTAAGGATTGTATGACGAAAAAGAACGATGCAGTGAAGTGCAAAATCAAAGAACATGCACGTGGAAAGAGAATAAAGGTAAATAGTCATGAGAAAGGGTGGAAGAATGTGTACAAGATGATGCCTGGATTTGTGACAAAGATACTTGTGAGATTTTCCAATATACATTCCAACGCATCATACCCATTTGATGCAACCGCAGAACCCGGCTACGTGTACCATTGTCACGTAAGTAGCAAGTTAATTTCTTCTTTGACTAAAGTTTTTAAAGTGAGAAAAGAAATAACTAGTGTTGTGTTGTGAATGCAGATCCTGGATCATGAAGACAATGCTATGATGAGACCATTTAAGTTGGTTTACTGAGAAAAAGCTGCAGAGACAAGGAccaacccaactcaacccaacCTAAATGAATGTTTGAATTATGGCTTATTAATGAATTACTGGTTAGCTTTTGTACTGTACCCTACCCAATAAACATAACAGAAAGCCAATTAAAATGGAGAATGCAATCCACAAAAAGGTAGATCATGCTAGTGTCTTACCTTGAGCAAGCGTTCCCCTACATGAAAACCCAAAATCCCAAACGCTTGAACCTAGCAAAAATAATACAGAAACCAATTACAGATGAAATTCAATACAATGTGTATTTGTTCAAATGTCAGTGCCAATGAAATAAATGTGAAACACATTCTATATTGATTTGTTTAGCCAAACCAACAAGCCGTTCGTGTTCTCCAATATCATTCTTATTAAAAACAGAACTTTTTCTTCTGAGATATAAATGtaataagaagaagacaagtcTCAACACAAGAAATTATACATGTGGCCGTATGCATCGTAAATACAGCTCTAGTTTACATATGCAACTTTTAAGCCTCTGGCATAATAACCCAACTTAAAATCCTAAAACCACTCAACtacgaaaagaagaaaagaatttaTCGGCCTCCTTGGGTCCACTTAGAAAGAATACAATTTGAGCATAAACTACAAATGTATTTACTAGTTTTGTATATCTActaagggtttccaaaaaaaaataccCTCCCCCCTGCAAAAGAAAGTGCCCGAGCATCTTTCAAGTGTGTCTACAGCAAAACCAGATGAAATGATCTGGATAGAGTATTGCCAAGATGATAGTGAAACTAATTGGTTTCGTCCTATGCAAGAAACAGAGCCTCCAAATAATCATCAACGTAAGCCAAGCAAGGCCAGTGATCAGTTCGAATTCGGACTAACGTTGAAAAATCCGAAACTTCCATCTGAAAGAGAAGGTGAAACCTTGGTGgaagaaatatcaaaatatgGAA containing:
- the LOC103503869 gene encoding multicopper oxidase LPR1-like; this encodes MISPFLFIFSCLSSTVFGISDELISPRKLPMFVDDLPDMPKLLGFHGQHPNHLQIGMFLKTWKFHRDLPPTPVFAYGISKDSATVPGPTIEAIHGISTYVTWQNHLPSKHILPWDPTIPTAIPAGNNGVPTVVHLHGGITEPASDGHATSWFTNGFKNKGPSWTKKTYHYANQQHPGNLWYHDHAMGLTRVNLLAGLVGAYIIRHPDVEAPLRLPYGREFDRSLLVFDRSFLYNGSIFMNSTGNNPSIHPQWQPEYFGDVIVVNGKAWPRMRVRRCKYRFRIINAGNARFYRFFFTNGLKFIQVASDSAYLAKPVVSKAILLAPSEIADVVIDFSKSTTNTVILANDAAYPYPSGDPVNEANSKVMKFYISKNKEVETQHVPKKLIQYPKPDLSSASYTRYIAMYEYTSDIDEPTHLYLNGKPYEAPVTEKPKVGSTEIWYVINLTEDNHPLHIHMGLLAALEQTELVHLEEFKDCMTKKNDAVKCKIKEHARGKRIKVNSHEKGWKNVYKMMPGFVTKILVRFSNIHSNASYPFDATAEPGYVYHCHILDHEDNAMMRPFKLVY